A window of Oryza glaberrima chromosome 2, OglaRS2, whole genome shotgun sequence genomic DNA:
atctttttcttttgtcatctgagaacatttttgaaaaaaaaaaattaaaggccTACAATAGATAATCACATGTCtttggattagctagaacaaGATAATGCTAACCTACACATTATGGAAACCGAATGTTCATGGTACTGTTTAGCACATCAAGCAGGTCCAAGTTGTTGTTTGCCAGTTTGTGCAGCCTATCAAGTAAAATATCCTCGCAATAGAATAGGTCGTGTTATACGTGTATGGCAAATTAGGTAACAGATTAATGGCGCTAAGCTTAATTCATGACATGACTGCCATTTAGGCTGGAAGTGTAACAAGAAAGCATATTCTTACAATCCACCATCCAAATAAAAAGTGACCAGTAGATACAACGGAGGACATAGATATTTATTTGAATTATTTAAACGCATGCACGCATGCCATGAGAACCTCATCACTCTCTGGTCATAAGGAACGCATCTCTAGCAACCAAAGATGacaaacatgcatataattagCCTCATTGGTGGTCCATGAAGCTCTCCCagccccatatatatatagctcctTTGCTATCATGTACGTAGTATATAACATGAGCATCAGGGTAAGGAAAGTCATCTCAAATCCACACCAGTTACCCTCAATAGAAACGGTGCTAATGGCCCAGAACAAGACCATGGCTCTGCTCCTTGCCACCCTTGTGGCGGTGGTTGCGGTAGTACGAGCCACCGAAGAGAAGGATATAGTAGAAGCTGGGTGCTTAGAGCATTGCAACGAGGAGGAAAAAGAAGGCACCATCGACCACAAACACTGTGTAGACATCTGCATCCTCACGAACAAGCAACTTTTTGGGGCCTT
This region includes:
- the LOC127761816 gene encoding uncharacterized protein Os02g0798501-like; protein product: MAQNKTMALLLATLVAVVAVVRATEEKDIVEAGCLEHCNEEEKEGTIDHKHCVDICILTNKQLFGALERGIKPSMEQFSALCNEGCSKEFKEDPATNKKCVDSCIVDAKELNGHLAKGGASSVPARA